One Falco peregrinus isolate bFalPer1 chromosome 6, bFalPer1.pri, whole genome shotgun sequence DNA segment encodes these proteins:
- the LGALS1 gene encoding galectin-1, giving the protein MSCGPVCTNLGLKPGQRLTVKGKIAPSAKSFVMNLGKDASQLGLHFNPRFDAHGDVNTIVCNSKKAEEWGAEHRETVFPFQKGGTAEITFAVNQSDVTVHLPGHQFTFPNRLGLSVFDYFDAQGDFTLQSISWE; this is encoded by the exons aTGTCTTGC GGACCAGTATGCACCAACCTGGGTCTGAAGCCTGGCCAGCGCCTCACTGTCAAGGGGAAGATTGCACCAAGTGCCAAGAG ctttgtAATGAATCTGGGGAAGGATGCTTCCCAGCTTGGGCTTCACTTCAACCCCCGTTTTGATGCTCATGGTGATGTGAACACCATCGTGTGCAACTCAAAGAAGGCAGAAGAGTGGGGTGCAGAGCATAGGGAGACTGTCTTCCCTTTCCAGAAGGGGGGTACAGCAGAG ATCACTTTTGCTGTCAACCAAAGTGATGTCACGGTCCACCTGCCAGGCCACCAGTTCACATTCCCTAACCGGCTTGGTCTCTCTGTCTTTGACTACTTTGATGCACAAGGGGACTTCACACTCCAGTCCATCAGCTGGGAATAA